The window TGTTTTTTAATAGCATCTGCAAACCATTGTTTTGCACGTTGAATATTGTTAGATATTTGCGGTAAATAGGTGAATTTTAAAGGCGCTCCATGTTCTTCCACCAATTTCATTAGGTCGATATCGTGAAAGCGTAATTTATTTTCTTCCAGTTTAAATTCTTCTTGAGGAAAATCGAAAGTTTGATCGATTAGATCAATATATTTTGTATTCATTATTTTTAAAGATAAATGTAAAAGTTATAGGTTAACATGACGTTAAGCTAGTAAAAATTAAATATTAAATGACCATTAAAAGGCACTTAAAGGTATAAAGACTTACACATTAAAAATAATCAAACTTGAATTTTTAGCTCTGTAGTAGGCACAAAACCGTACTGATGCTGGCTAGCACTAATAGAAGAATACTCGGAAGTTAGCTTTAAAATTCGGTCGCTTAATCTGTAAGCTGCTTTTGAATATGACTTCCTAATTTCCAAAAGCCCGAACATAGAAACAGTGTTCACTTTGTTCAGCTAAATGCAATACAAATGAAATACTTTTTTTTGAATTGCAACACTTTTTTGAAAAATTTTTTTATTTTTTTTTGAAGCGGTTTTGCGCCCTTTCCGTTACTTGATTTTGAAAGATAAAAAGGCTAACTTCGTTAACATACAAAATCGTTAACGAAACACGATAGCTCACCAATTAATCCATTTTTTTATCCATTCTAATAAAATTATAAACCCCTTTACCTTCGGCGATTAATATTTCATTTTGAAAGGCTTTCATTTTAGTAACTAGTATTCTATTTCCTAGTCTTACAATCTTTCCTTCTACAATAACCGTTTCTGCTTTAGCTCCTTTAAGATAATCTACTCGTAAATCGATGGTCGCTAATTTATCTTCTAATGATGTGAAATGCACACCGCCAAGAAGGCCTCCAACAGAATCCATAACGGTAGCTATAATCCCTCCGTGCCATCTATTGTTTCTAAAATCACCAACCAGTTCTTTTTTAAAAGGCACGCTAACCTTAGCATAGTTTTTTTCGAGTACTTCTATTTTAATACCTATAAACTTATGCAATGGAATAGTCTCTTCAAATGTTTTCTTTATGAAAGCTATATTTTCTTCTGTCATGTTCTAGTGATTTAGTTTTCTATAAACTTAATGGATTCTTTATTAATCTTCAAATTTGTTTGTATATCTTCAGATAATAGCAAAAAAAAATGCTTCTAGATTAGAAGCATTTTTTTTATAATAGGTTTTTAGTAATAGTATTATATACTACAACATCTTTAAAGTATTCAATTCTTGTTCTGTTAAATGTTTCCAGTGACCACGAGGAAGATCTTTTTTGGTAAGGT is drawn from Lacinutrix sp. WUR7 and contains these coding sequences:
- a CDS encoding hotdog fold thioesterase; its protein translation is MTEENIAFIKKTFEETIPLHKFIGIKIEVLEKNYAKVSVPFKKELVGDFRNNRWHGGIIATVMDSVGGLLGGVHFTSLEDKLATIDLRVDYLKGAKAETVIVEGKIVRLGNRILVTKMKAFQNEILIAEGKGVYNFIRMDKKMD